A portion of the Blastopirellula sediminis genome contains these proteins:
- a CDS encoding PAS domain S-box protein, with product MSTAELRNSVNASAFEAAVRRRFEVLTSTNHRNTDRLFAVLMPFQWICGILATIFISPTAWAGQSSYIHPHVWLAILGGGVCCLFPCALAIYRPGKFSTRMVVACSQMFFVSILIHLTGGRIETHFYVFGSLAFLAAYRDIRILIPATLIVALDHLIRGLFWPESIFGIATAGPWRWLEHSGWVLFEDLFLIITIRQGLAEVRALAVQTTETELAMERLAIAKRFAEHNEARFRATFEYAAVGVSHIGFDGYWLRANKRICDMLDYTEQELQRMTFADVSHPDDKDLDDAKLQGFLKGDFEETCFEKRYVGRHGEPIWVRLTISVVRDEEYFICVIEDIREERRAREALEKSHREISKLSLVAAKARQSVIIADPFGRIEWVNDAFTQLTGHTLADVVGRKPGAILQGPETDPQMIALVGEKLRAQESVSVEIVNYSKSGEKYWIALEIEPVFDEQQQLTQFIATQTNVTERKRYEEDLRSAKDAAEAASAAKSEFLANMSHEIRTPLNGLLGFTDLLIRGAAKDPVKRDEYLNIIRTSGRSLLDVINDLLDLSKIEAGKLETESLPCDPRSVVAEVVSILKVKADEKGLQLEHAWRTDVPDQIVTDSVRLRQLLTNLIGNAIKFTEFGRVSIKASWNSKRQELKFEISDTGIGIPEDKLDVIFDPFTQADTTTTRRFGGTGLGLAICRRIARLLGGDVAVQSQVGVGTTFAVNIAAPAPTEDLVSARDRFRNDAGSADSSYSPETFRDVRVLVAEDGPVNRLLVEKMLKPFDFKLTFVENGQLALETFDPQLFDLILMDMQMPVLDGYAASERLRATGCDVPIIAMTAHAMASDRQDCLAAGCSDYISKPVELEQLLATIHRNLNPCEASIEPSNAASPSTATKENDQATTENDSPLASEVLPDLEMLAPVVDLFVHGLPETLADILAAAEDADWEKVELLAHRLRGSSGGCGFPTMYKIATTLEESARCQKEAPNPAANQAILSDHERLMKMLPRIEDSTGRRPYAANPGL from the coding sequence ATGTCTACCGCAGAACTTCGCAACTCGGTAAACGCATCGGCGTTTGAAGCGGCGGTGCGGCGTCGCTTCGAAGTGCTGACGTCGACGAATCATCGCAATACCGATCGCCTGTTCGCCGTCTTGATGCCGTTTCAATGGATCTGCGGGATCCTGGCGACGATCTTCATTTCTCCAACTGCGTGGGCAGGACAGTCGAGCTACATTCATCCGCACGTCTGGTTGGCGATCCTGGGTGGCGGCGTATGCTGCCTTTTCCCCTGCGCTTTGGCGATTTATCGACCTGGCAAATTCAGCACGCGGATGGTCGTCGCGTGCAGCCAAATGTTCTTCGTGTCGATCCTGATTCATTTAACCGGCGGCCGAATCGAAACTCACTTTTACGTTTTCGGTTCGCTTGCGTTTCTCGCCGCCTATCGCGACATTCGCATCTTGATTCCCGCGACCTTGATCGTGGCGCTGGACCACCTAATACGAGGACTCTTCTGGCCGGAGAGCATCTTCGGCATCGCTACCGCCGGTCCCTGGCGTTGGCTCGAACATAGCGGCTGGGTGTTGTTTGAAGACCTCTTCCTCATTATCACCATTCGTCAGGGGCTGGCCGAAGTTCGTGCGCTCGCCGTTCAAACGACCGAGACGGAACTAGCGATGGAGCGTTTAGCGATCGCCAAACGGTTCGCCGAACATAACGAAGCTCGCTTCCGCGCGACGTTTGAATACGCGGCGGTCGGCGTCTCGCACATCGGCTTTGACGGCTATTGGTTGCGAGCCAACAAACGCATCTGCGACATGCTCGACTACACCGAGCAGGAATTGCAGCGGATGACTTTCGCCGACGTCTCTCATCCTGACGACAAGGATCTGGACGACGCGAAACTGCAAGGCTTCCTCAAGGGCGACTTTGAAGAGACGTGCTTCGAAAAACGGTACGTCGGCCGACATGGCGAGCCGATCTGGGTTCGCCTGACCATCTCGGTCGTGCGTGACGAGGAATACTTTATTTGCGTGATTGAGGACATTCGCGAAGAACGTCGAGCCCGCGAGGCGCTCGAGAAATCGCATCGCGAGATTTCTAAGCTCTCGCTCGTCGCCGCCAAGGCCCGGCAGTCGGTCATCATCGCTGACCCCTTCGGTCGAATCGAATGGGTCAACGACGCGTTTACCCAATTGACCGGGCACACGTTGGCGGATGTAGTCGGCCGAAAGCCCGGCGCCATTCTCCAAGGCCCCGAAACCGATCCGCAAATGATTGCGCTGGTCGGCGAGAAACTACGTGCGCAGGAGAGCGTGAGCGTCGAGATCGTCAACTATTCGAAATCGGGTGAGAAGTACTGGATTGCGCTCGAAATTGAGCCAGTATTTGACGAACAGCAGCAACTGACGCAGTTTATCGCCACGCAAACCAACGTGACCGAACGGAAGCGGTACGAAGAAGATCTTCGCAGCGCCAAAGACGCCGCCGAAGCCGCCAGTGCGGCGAAAAGCGAATTTCTGGCGAACATGAGTCATGAGATTCGGACCCCGCTCAACGGCTTGCTTGGCTTTACCGATTTGCTCATCCGCGGAGCGGCGAAAGATCCTGTGAAACGAGACGAATACCTGAACATCATCCGCACCAGCGGCCGCAGCTTGTTGGACGTGATCAACGATCTGCTCGATCTTTCGAAGATCGAAGCCGGCAAACTCGAGACCGAATCGCTGCCGTGCGATCCGCGCAGCGTGGTCGCCGAAGTCGTGTCGATCTTGAAGGTCAAAGCGGACGAAAAAGGTCTGCAGCTGGAACATGCCTGGCGCACCGACGTGCCGGATCAGATCGTCACCGACTCGGTTCGCCTGCGGCAACTGCTGACGAACCTGATTGGCAACGCGATCAAGTTCACCGAATTCGGTCGCGTGTCGATTAAGGCTAGTTGGAACTCCAAGCGTCAGGAGCTGAAATTCGAGATCAGCGACACGGGTATCGGGATTCCGGAGGATAAACTCGACGTCATTTTCGACCCGTTCACCCAGGCCGACACCACCACCACGCGCCGCTTCGGCGGAACCGGTCTCGGCCTGGCGATTTGCCGGCGAATCGCCCGACTGTTGGGAGGGGACGTCGCGGTGCAAAGCCAGGTCGGCGTCGGTACGACGTTCGCCGTGAATATCGCCGCCCCTGCGCCGACCGAAGATCTGGTCTCCGCACGAGATCGGTTTCGCAACGACGCCGGCAGCGCCGATTCGTCTTACTCGCCGGAGACTTTCCGCGACGTGCGGGTTCTGGTGGCCGAAGACGGACCGGTCAACCGCTTGCTGGTCGAAAAGATGCTGAAGCCGTTCGACTTCAAGCTGACGTTCGTCGAGAACGGTCAGCTGGCGCTGGAAACCTTCGATCCGCAACTGTTCGATTTGATCTTGATGGACATGCAAATGCCGGTGCTCGACGGTTACGCGGCAAGCGAACGTCTCCGTGCGACCGGTTGCGATGTTCCGATCATCGCCATGACCGCCCACGCGATGGCGTCCGATCGCCAAGATTGCCTGGCGGCCGGGTGCAGCGACTACATCAGCAAACCGGTGGAGTTGGAACAATTGCTTGCGACAATCCATCGCAACTTGAATCCGTGCGAAGCGTCGATCGAGCCTTCGAACGCCGCCTCCCCTTCGACCGCCACCAAGGAGAACGATCAAGCGACGACGGAAAATGATTCTCCGCTGGCGAGCGAAGTTCTCCCAGATCTCGAGATGCTCGCTCCGGTGGTTGATCTCTTCGTCCATGGACTGCCTGAGACGCTGGCCGACATCTTGGCGGCTGCCGAAGACGCCGATTGGGAAAAGGTCGAATTGTTGGCGCATCGTCTCCGTGGCTCCAGCGGCGGGTGTGGGTTCCCAACGATGTACAAGATTGCGACCACGCTTGAAGAGTCGGCGCGTTGCCAAAAAGAGGCGCCCAACCCGGCCGCAAATCAAGCGATTTTGTCGGATCATGAACGCTTGATGAAAATGTTGCCCCGAATTGAAGATTCGACCGGCCGCCGTCCTTATGCCGCGAACCCCGGCCTCTAA